A genomic region of Psychrobacter sp. M13 contains the following coding sequences:
- a CDS encoding FMN-binding glutamate synthase family protein, whose translation MPQSRTNLDPEPKESHPYIVGLLLRYSVFGVAIVLFMVGIVLMNWWLIVIGGLGMVLGIYDMVQSKHAILRNYPVAGHIRYVLEDFRPEIRQYLLEDDKEQVPFSRQQRALVYQRAKNVSDTNAFGTLDDLYAHGKEWFLQSAVSQPLKNKDFRIIVGGERCKQPHDMSVFNISAMSFGSLSANAIMALNQGAKLGGFTHDTGEGAISPYHRKFGGDLIWELGTGYFGCRNAQGNFDPQSFAEKAVDDQVKMIEIKLSQGAKPGKGGVLPSSKITEEIADTRQVPMGQDCVSPATHTAFSTPHELVGFWQQLRELSGGKPIGFKLCIGQPWQFMAIVKAMIEADNYPDFIVIDGAEGGTGAAPVEFMDSVGMPMVDGFLLVHNTLVGAGIRDKIKLGVSGKIVSGFDIARMIALGADWCNSARGFMFAVGCIQSRSCHTNTCPTGVATQDPHRQKALDVPSKAERVASFHKNTVKSLASIVGAVGLEHPSQLQPYHIARRLDDGQIKLLSKFFYFTDEGALLNNSARADVFNQMWVMANSDSFLADNDALIAYNKDSRDKGKQTSAPTERQNDSTINIYDSGMVGNVNHNLGELPET comes from the coding sequence ATGCCCCAATCCCGTACCAACCTAGACCCTGAACCCAAAGAGAGCCATCCTTATATAGTCGGTCTGCTGCTACGCTACAGCGTATTCGGTGTTGCCATCGTGCTGTTTATGGTTGGTATAGTGCTGATGAATTGGTGGCTGATCGTCATCGGTGGCTTAGGTATGGTGCTAGGCATTTATGACATGGTGCAGTCTAAACATGCCATTTTGAGGAACTACCCAGTAGCGGGTCATATACGTTACGTGCTGGAGGACTTTCGTCCTGAGATTCGGCAGTATCTGTTAGAAGATGATAAAGAGCAAGTGCCTTTCTCTCGCCAGCAGCGCGCGCTGGTGTATCAACGGGCTAAAAATGTTAGTGATACCAATGCTTTTGGTACGCTTGATGACTTATATGCGCATGGTAAAGAGTGGTTTTTGCAGTCAGCCGTTAGTCAGCCGCTAAAGAATAAAGACTTTCGTATTATAGTTGGTGGCGAGCGCTGCAAGCAGCCACATGATATGTCGGTCTTTAATATCTCAGCGATGAGCTTTGGTAGTCTCTCTGCCAATGCCATTATGGCGCTCAATCAAGGTGCTAAACTCGGCGGCTTTACCCATGATACTGGAGAGGGCGCGATTAGTCCCTATCATCGCAAATTTGGTGGCGATTTGATTTGGGAGCTAGGTACGGGTTACTTTGGCTGCCGCAACGCGCAGGGTAATTTTGATCCACAATCTTTTGCCGAAAAGGCGGTAGATGATCAAGTAAAAATGATTGAGATTAAACTCTCACAAGGGGCCAAGCCTGGTAAAGGTGGCGTACTACCGAGCTCCAAAATCACTGAGGAAATTGCCGATACTCGTCAAGTACCGATGGGTCAAGATTGCGTCTCTCCTGCGACGCATACCGCTTTTAGTACGCCGCATGAGCTGGTCGGTTTTTGGCAGCAATTACGTGAGCTATCAGGCGGCAAACCTATTGGCTTCAAATTATGCATAGGTCAGCCATGGCAGTTTATGGCGATTGTAAAAGCTATGATAGAAGCGGATAATTACCCTGACTTTATCGTCATTGATGGCGCTGAGGGCGGTACAGGAGCGGCGCCTGTTGAGTTTATGGATAGTGTCGGTATGCCGATGGTAGATGGGTTTTTATTAGTCCATAACACTTTAGTGGGTGCCGGCATCCGTGACAAAATCAAACTTGGGGTGAGTGGCAAGATCGTCTCAGGTTTTGATATAGCACGGATGATTGCATTAGGTGCTGACTGGTGTAATTCAGCTCGCGGCTTTATGTTTGCGGTTGGCTGTATTCAATCACGCTCATGCCATACTAATACTTGCCCAACTGGGGTCGCCACTCAAGATCCGCATCGTCAAAAAGCGCTTGATGTGCCAAGTAAAGCAGAGCGCGTTGCCAGCTTCCATAAGAATACGGTTAAGTCACTTGCTAGTATCGTTGGGGCGGTAGGACTTGAGCATCCTAGCCAGCTACAACCTTATCATATCGCGCGCCGTTTAGATGATGGTCAAATCAAGCTGTTATCGAAGTTCTTTTATTTTACCGATGAAGGCGCATTACTTAATAATAGTGCGCGTGCCGATGTGTTTAATCAGATGTGGGTCATGGCCAATTCTGATAGCTTTTTGGCGGATAACGACGCGCTGATTGCTTATAATAAAGATTCGCGTGACAAAGGCAAACAGACTAGCGCCCCAACTGAGCGCCAGAATGATAGCACAATCAATATTTATGATAGTGGTATGGTGGGTAACGTCAATCATAACCTTGGCGAGTTACCAGAAACTTAA
- a CDS encoding DIP1984 family protein: protein MKLAEALLIRSDMQKKLAQLKGRIKANVKVQEGDTPSEDPNELMIDASQIISELSHLIERIHRTNAIAKTDNGQSMLTLLVERDTLEMRHKLLIDSIEATQTEADRYSHREIKWNIIVSVAGLQKQADDIAMKLRKINIVIQSNNWQIDLVE from the coding sequence ATGAAACTCGCAGAAGCCCTACTAATCCGTAGCGATATGCAAAAAAAGCTTGCCCAACTTAAAGGTCGTATCAAAGCCAATGTCAAAGTTCAAGAAGGCGATACGCCATCTGAGGACCCAAATGAGCTTATGATTGATGCTAGCCAAATTATTAGTGAATTGAGTCATTTAATAGAGCGGATTCATCGGACTAATGCTATTGCCAAAACTGATAACGGTCAGTCGATGCTGACGCTACTCGTTGAGCGCGATACCTTAGAGATGCGCCATAAGCTATTGATCGATTCAATTGAAGCCACGCAGACTGAGGCGGATCGTTATAGCCATCGTGAGATCAAATGGAACATCATAGTCTCAGTCGCAGGATTGCAAAAGCAAGCCGATGATATCGCCATGAAGCTGCGTAAAATTAACATTGTCATTCAGTCCAATAACTGGCAGATTGACCTTGTTGAATAG
- a CDS encoding SMI1/KNR4 family protein gives MKHAQTIEIIRKLKAKKVKFEHGLSDEEVQQIENKFNLKFPPDLLYFLQKELPVSNDFVNWRSGLKSKSEAIAIRKKLDWPFDGMVFDIEKNGFWIEEWGTKSDNVSENIATAKRHYKTYPKMIPIRSHRYIPSKPYKAANPVFSIYQTDIIYYGYDLAHYLANEFHFELSNDFIKLDKPRHIKFWGDF, from the coding sequence ATGAAACATGCTCAAACTATAGAAATCATAAGAAAACTTAAAGCCAAAAAAGTTAAATTCGAACATGGACTATCTGATGAAGAAGTGCAACAAATTGAAAATAAATTCAATTTAAAGTTTCCTCCTGATCTACTGTATTTTTTGCAAAAAGAGCTGCCTGTATCTAATGATTTTGTCAACTGGCGATCAGGTCTAAAGTCAAAAAGTGAGGCCATTGCTATCCGCAAAAAACTGGACTGGCCTTTTGATGGAATGGTATTTGATATAGAGAAAAATGGATTTTGGATAGAGGAATGGGGCACAAAGTCTGATAATGTTAGCGAAAATATAGCTACTGCTAAACGTCATTATAAAACTTATCCTAAAATGATACCGATTCGCTCGCATCGCTATATTCCTAGTAAACCTTATAAAGCTGCTAACCCTGTCTTTTCTATTTATCAGACAGACATCATTTACTATGGATATGATTTAGCACACTATCTTGCTAATGAGTTTCATTTTGAGTTATCGAATGATTTTATAAAACTAGACAAACCAAGACATATTAAGTTTTGGGGTGATTTTTAA
- the rtcA gene encoding RNA 3'-terminal phosphate cyclase, translated as MSVPKIKTLKIDGSTGEGGGQIIRTALSLSMLTGIPIEITNIRAGRAKSGLMRQHLVCVQAAQQISNASVTGAHLGSTALSFTPNSIKSGDYSFDIGSAGSTTLVLQTLLPALLFTNTDSSAQSTVTIRGGTHNPLAPTSDFLQLAFVPALAKLGMQVDVQLIKAGFAPIGGGEITATIMPFMRRADTAPFELTERGKLTNIELVASIVNLDYDICTRELASAKSVLIEAGINEAIITTQSNKLQGIGEGNSCYAVVTYQMVDSQSSHSEVFTLLGAKRTSAEKMGNRLAGLVKRYVFKTDALVDEYLTDQLLLPLALAGGGEFTARVISQHAETQAWLIEQFLSVDIKFEQIAENKTLVRVID; from the coding sequence ATGTCAGTACCTAAAATCAAAACTCTAAAAATCGACGGCAGCACAGGCGAAGGCGGCGGACAGATTATTCGTACTGCCTTATCATTATCTATGCTTACGGGTATTCCTATTGAAATCACTAATATTCGAGCAGGTCGCGCCAAATCTGGTCTGATGCGTCAACACTTAGTATGTGTGCAAGCCGCGCAACAGATCTCAAATGCCAGCGTTACAGGTGCGCATTTAGGTAGTACAGCATTGAGCTTTACGCCAAATAGCATCAAGTCAGGCGACTATAGCTTTGATATTGGCTCGGCAGGTAGTACGACGCTAGTGCTACAAACCCTGCTCCCTGCCCTCCTATTTACTAATACAGATAGCTCTGCCCAATCAACAGTAACCATTAGAGGCGGTACGCATAATCCACTAGCACCAACGTCGGACTTTTTACAGCTAGCCTTCGTGCCAGCACTGGCGAAACTCGGTATGCAAGTCGATGTCCAATTGATCAAAGCAGGGTTTGCACCTATTGGTGGTGGTGAAATTACAGCAACCATCATGCCGTTTATGCGCCGTGCTGATACCGCACCGTTTGAGCTTACCGAGCGTGGTAAATTGACGAATATTGAGCTAGTTGCCAGCATCGTTAATCTCGACTATGACATCTGTACCCGCGAGCTTGCCAGCGCAAAATCAGTACTTATTGAAGCAGGTATTAATGAGGCAATAATAACGACTCAGTCTAATAAATTACAAGGTATTGGAGAAGGTAACAGTTGCTATGCGGTAGTGACTTATCAAATGGTCGATAGCCAGTCATCTCATAGCGAGGTTTTTACTTTACTCGGCGCTAAGCGCACTTCAGCGGAGAAGATGGGCAATCGCTTGGCAGGCTTAGTTAAGCGTTATGTGTTCAAAACGGATGCGCTAGTCGATGAATATCTAACCGATCAGCTGTTATTACCCTTGGCGCTAGCAGGTGGTGGCGAGTTTACTGCGCGAGTGATTAGTCAGCATGCCGAAACCCAGGCTTGGCTGATTGAGCAGTTCTTATCTGTTGATATTAAATTTGAGCAGATTGCTGAGAATAAAACTTTGGTGAGGGTGATTGATTAG